One region of Oryza glaberrima chromosome 7, OglaRS2, whole genome shotgun sequence genomic DNA includes:
- the LOC127779972 gene encoding receptor kinase-like protein Xa21 isoform X3 has product MELGMFIPCTMVLLLLSYGAGGIKGGASTQDGDVNGTDLASLLDFKRAITNDPFGAMSSWNTNTHLCRWKGVTCDQRAHRVVALDLVGQTLTGQISHSLGNMSYLTSLSLPDNLLSGRVPPQLGNLRKLVFLDLSGNLLQGIIPEALINCTRLRTLDVSRNHLVGDITPNIALLPNLRNMRLHSNNLTGIIPPEIGNITSLNTVILQGNMLEGSIPEELGKLSNMSYLLLGGNRLSGRIPEVLFNLSHIHEIALPLNMLHGPLTSDLGNFIPNLQQLYLGGNMLGGHIPDSLGNATELQWLDLSYNQGFTGRIPPSLGKLRKIEKLGLDMNNLEARDSWGWEFLDALSNCTRLKMLSLHQNLLQGVLPNSVGNLSSSMDNLVLSNNMLSGLVPSSIGNLHRLTKFGLDFNSFTGPIEGWIGSMVNLQALYLDSNNFTGNIPAAIGNTSQMSELFLSNNQFHGFIPSSLGKLRQLSKLDLSYNNLEGNIPKEVFTVPTIVQCGLSHNNLQGLIPSLSSLQQLSYLDLSSNNLTGEIPPTLGTCQQLGTINMGQNFLSGSIPTSLGNLSILTLFNLSHNNLTGSIPIALSKLQFLTQLDLSDNHLEGQVPTDGVFRNATAISLEGNRQLCGGVLELHMPSCPTVYKSKTGRRHFLVKVLVPTLGILCLIFLAYLAIFRKKMFRKQLPLLPSSDQFAIVSFKDLAQATENFAESNLIGRGSYGSVYKGTLTQENMVVAVKVFHLDMQGADRSFMTECKALRSIRHRNLLPVLTSCSTIDNVGNDFKALVYKFMPNGNLDTWLHPASGTNASNQLSLSQRINIAVDIADALQYLHHDCENPIIHCDLKPSNVLLDHDMTAHLGDFGIAHFYLKSKSPAVGDSSSISSIGLKGTIGYIAPEYAGGGFLSTSGDVYSFGVVLLELLTGKRPTDPLFCNGLSIVSFVERNYPDVIDHIIDTYLRKDLKELAPAMLDEEKAAYQLLLDMLGVALSCTRQNPSERMNMREAATKLQVINISYISGM; this is encoded by the exons ATGGAACTGGGTATGTTTATACCGTGCACCATGGTGTTGTTATTACTGTCATATGGAGCTGGAGGCATCAAGGGCGGCGCATCAACGCAAGATGGGGACGTCAATGGCACAGACTTGGCCTCGCTCCTAGATTTCAAGCGAGCGATCACGAACGATCCTTTCGGAGCCATGAGCTCGTGGAACACCAACACACACTTGTGCCGGTGGAAGGGCGTCACATGCGACCAGCGGGCGCACCGCGTCGTGGCACTGGACCTCGTTGGGCAAACATTGACCGGGCAGATCTCCCATTCCCTTGGAAACATGTCGTACCTCACTTCTCTGAGCCTCCCCGACAACTTGCTCTCCGGCCGAGTGCCACCTCAGCTTGGCAACCTGCGGAAGCTGGTGTTTCTTGACCTGAGTGGCAACTTGTTGCAGGGTATTATTCCGGAGGCACTCATAAACTGCACCAGATTAAGGACGTTGGACGTTTCAAGGAACCATCTAGTTGGTGATATCACTCCCAACATAGCCCTCCTCCCCAACCTGCGAAATATGCGGCTTCACTCCAACAACCTCACTGGGATCATCCCACCAGAAATAGGGAACATCACTTCGCTCAATACTGTCATTCTTCAAGGCAACATGCTCGAGGGATCCATTCCTGAGGAGCTTGGGAAGCTGTCCAACATGTCCTACTTGTTGCTAGGTGGAAATCGGCTGTCAGGCAGGATCCCGGAGGTGCTCTTCAATCTGTCACACATCCACGAAATTGCACTACCACTTAATATGCTGCATGGTCCATTGACATCTGACCTTGGCAACTTCATTCCTAACCTTCAGCAACTTTACTTGGGTGGCAACATGTTGGGAGGTCATATCCCTGATTCATTGGGCAATGCAACTGAGCTGCAGTGGCTAGACCTATCATATAACCAAGGGTTTACTGGCCGaatccctccttctcttggTAAACTCCGGAAGATCGAAAAGCTTGGTCTTGACATGAACAATCTTGAAGCAAGAGACAGTTGGGGGTGGGAATTCCTAGATGCATTGAGCAACTGCACGCGTCTTAAGATGCTCTCACTGCACCAAAATCTACTGCAAGGTGTCCTGCCGAATTCTGTTGGCAACCTCTCCTCTAGCATGGACAACCTTGTGTTGAGTAACAACATGCTTTCAGGGTTAGTGCCCTCGAGCATAGGAAATCTTCATAGGTTAACTAAGTTTGGATTGGATTTCAACAGTTTTACTGGTCCGATTGAAGGGTGGATTGGAAGCATGGTAAATTTACAGGCTTTATACCTAGACAGCAACAACTTCACTGGGAACATTCCAGCTGCCATTGGCAACACCTCCCAGATGTCAGAATTGTTTCTTTCAAACAATCAATTCCATGGTTTCATACCATCCAGCCTAGGAAAACTTCGACAGCTCTCAAAGTTAGACCTCAGTTATAACAATCTTGAAGGCAACATACCTAAAGAGGTCTTCACAGTACCCACAATTGTCCAATGTGGATTATCCCACAATAATTTGCAAGGCCTGATCCCTTCTTTAAGTAGCCTTCAACAGCTTAGCTATCTTGATCTTTCATCAAATAACCTTACTGGGGAAATTCCTCCTACTTTGGGCACATGTCAGCAATTAGGAACCATCAACATGGGGCAAAACTTCCTCTCAGGAAGCATTCCCACATCTTTGGGAAACCTTAGCATCCTAACTTTGTTCAATCTTTCACATAACAATTTGACAGGATCTATCCCAATTGCTCTAAGCAAACTACAGTTTCTCACCCAGTTGGATTTATCAGATAATCATCTTGAAGGTCAAGTGCCAACAGATGGGGTATTCAGAAATGCTACGGCCATCTCACTTGAAGGCAACCGACAGCTTTGTGGAGGAGTACTGGAGTTACATATGCCTTCATGCCCCACTGTTTATAAAAGTAAAACTGGACGACGACATTTTTTGGTCAAGGTATTGGTCCCTACATTAGGCATTTTATGTCTCATATTTCTGGCCTACCTTGCAATTTTCAGAAAGAAGATGTTCAGAAAGCAGTTACCATTGCTGCCTTCTAGTGATCAGTTTGCTATAGTTTCTTTTAAAGATCTAGCTCAAGCTACAGAGAACTTCGCAGAAAGTAATCTGATTGGGAGAGGAAGCTACGGTTCAGTGTACAAAGGAACGCTAACCCAAGAAAACATGGTTGTCGCTGTGAAAGTTTTTCATCTTGATATGCAAGGTGCAGATAGAAGTTTCATGACAGAATGCAAAGCTTTGAGGAGCATTCGGCACCGGAATCTACTTCCAGTTCTAACTTCATGCTCAACAATTGATAATGTAGGCAATGATTTCAAGGCTCTAGTGTATAAGTTCATGCCCAATGGCAACTTGGATACTTGGCTGCACCCCGCAAGTGGTACAAATGCTTCAAATCAACTTAGCCTGTCCCAAAGAATAAACATAGCTGTTGACATAGCAGATGCATTGCAATATTTACACCATGACTGTGAGAATCCTATAATACACTGTGATCTAAAGCCAAGTAATGTCCTCCTAGACCATGATATGACTGCTCATTTGGGAGATTTTGGCATAGCGCATTTCTACCTCAAATCCAAGTCACCTGCCGTTGGAGATTCGAGCTCAATCAGTTCGATCGGTTTGAAAGGAACTATAGGGTATATTGCCCCAG AATATGCTGGAGGAGGATTCCTCTCAACCTCTGGAGATGTATACAGCTTTGGCGTGGTACTATTGGAGTTGCTAACAGGGAAAAGGCCAACTGATCCTCTGTTCTGCAATGGACTTAGCATCGTCAGTTTCGTCGAGAGGAACTATCCAGATGTGATAGATCATATCATTGATACTTACCTCCGAAAAGATCTCAAGGAGCTTGCTCCAGCGATGTTGGACGAAGAGAAGGCAGCATACCAGTTGCTGTTGGACATGCTTGGAGTGGCACTTTCCTGCACACGCCAGAATCCCAGTGAACGAATGAACATGAGAGAGGCAGCAACAAAGCTGCAAGTGATCAACATATCGTATATATCTGGAATGTAG
- the LOC127779972 gene encoding receptor kinase-like protein Xa21 isoform X1: MEICRKFLPFKPFSGHFEPSIFLSNTFRLISNTDVTSEIAIDFNCHCTFFQLAKISHKGTTASKQHMELGMFIPCTMVLLLLSYGAGGIKGGASTQDGDVNGTDLASLLDFKRAITNDPFGAMSSWNTNTHLCRWKGVTCDQRAHRVVALDLVGQTLTGQISHSLGNMSYLTSLSLPDNLLSGRVPPQLGNLRKLVFLDLSGNLLQGIIPEALINCTRLRTLDVSRNHLVGDITPNIALLPNLRNMRLHSNNLTGIIPPEIGNITSLNTVILQGNMLEGSIPEELGKLSNMSYLLLGGNRLSGRIPEVLFNLSHIHEIALPLNMLHGPLTSDLGNFIPNLQQLYLGGNMLGGHIPDSLGNATELQWLDLSYNQGFTGRIPPSLGKLRKIEKLGLDMNNLEARDSWGWEFLDALSNCTRLKMLSLHQNLLQGVLPNSVGNLSSSMDNLVLSNNMLSGLVPSSIGNLHRLTKFGLDFNSFTGPIEGWIGSMVNLQALYLDSNNFTGNIPAAIGNTSQMSELFLSNNQFHGFIPSSLGKLRQLSKLDLSYNNLEGNIPKEVFTVPTIVQCGLSHNNLQGLIPSLSSLQQLSYLDLSSNNLTGEIPPTLGTCQQLGTINMGQNFLSGSIPTSLGNLSILTLFNLSHNNLTGSIPIALSKLQFLTQLDLSDNHLEGQVPTDGVFRNATAISLEGNRQLCGGVLELHMPSCPTVYKSKTGRRHFLVKVLVPTLGILCLIFLAYLAIFRKKMFRKQLPLLPSSDQFAIVSFKDLAQATENFAESNLIGRGSYGSVYKGTLTQENMVVAVKVFHLDMQGADRSFMTECKALRSIRHRNLLPVLTSCSTIDNVGNDFKALVYKFMPNGNLDTWLHPASGTNASNQLSLSQRINIAVDIADALQYLHHDCENPIIHCDLKPSNVLLDHDMTAHLGDFGIAHFYLKSKSPAVGDSSSISSIGLKGTIGYIAPEYAGGGFLSTSGDVYSFGVVLLELLTGKRPTDPLFCNGLSIVSFVERNYPDVIDHIIDTYLRKDLKELAPAMLDEEKAAYQLLLDMLGVALSCTRQNPSERMNMREAATKLQVINISYISGM; the protein is encoded by the exons ATGGAGATATGCCGTAAATTTCTCCCATTTAAGCCCTTCTCGGGACACTTCGAACCTTCAATTTTTCTTAGCAACACTTTTCGCCTGATCAGTAACACCGACGTAACAag TGAAATAGCAATCGACTTCAACTGTCATTGCACC TTCTTTCAGCTAGCAAAGATCTCTCATAAGGGTACAACTGCAAGCAAGCAGCACATGGAACTGGGTATGTTTATACCGTGCACCATGGTGTTGTTATTACTGTCATATGGAGCTGGAGGCATCAAGGGCGGCGCATCAACGCAAGATGGGGACGTCAATGGCACAGACTTGGCCTCGCTCCTAGATTTCAAGCGAGCGATCACGAACGATCCTTTCGGAGCCATGAGCTCGTGGAACACCAACACACACTTGTGCCGGTGGAAGGGCGTCACATGCGACCAGCGGGCGCACCGCGTCGTGGCACTGGACCTCGTTGGGCAAACATTGACCGGGCAGATCTCCCATTCCCTTGGAAACATGTCGTACCTCACTTCTCTGAGCCTCCCCGACAACTTGCTCTCCGGCCGAGTGCCACCTCAGCTTGGCAACCTGCGGAAGCTGGTGTTTCTTGACCTGAGTGGCAACTTGTTGCAGGGTATTATTCCGGAGGCACTCATAAACTGCACCAGATTAAGGACGTTGGACGTTTCAAGGAACCATCTAGTTGGTGATATCACTCCCAACATAGCCCTCCTCCCCAACCTGCGAAATATGCGGCTTCACTCCAACAACCTCACTGGGATCATCCCACCAGAAATAGGGAACATCACTTCGCTCAATACTGTCATTCTTCAAGGCAACATGCTCGAGGGATCCATTCCTGAGGAGCTTGGGAAGCTGTCCAACATGTCCTACTTGTTGCTAGGTGGAAATCGGCTGTCAGGCAGGATCCCGGAGGTGCTCTTCAATCTGTCACACATCCACGAAATTGCACTACCACTTAATATGCTGCATGGTCCATTGACATCTGACCTTGGCAACTTCATTCCTAACCTTCAGCAACTTTACTTGGGTGGCAACATGTTGGGAGGTCATATCCCTGATTCATTGGGCAATGCAACTGAGCTGCAGTGGCTAGACCTATCATATAACCAAGGGTTTACTGGCCGaatccctccttctcttggTAAACTCCGGAAGATCGAAAAGCTTGGTCTTGACATGAACAATCTTGAAGCAAGAGACAGTTGGGGGTGGGAATTCCTAGATGCATTGAGCAACTGCACGCGTCTTAAGATGCTCTCACTGCACCAAAATCTACTGCAAGGTGTCCTGCCGAATTCTGTTGGCAACCTCTCCTCTAGCATGGACAACCTTGTGTTGAGTAACAACATGCTTTCAGGGTTAGTGCCCTCGAGCATAGGAAATCTTCATAGGTTAACTAAGTTTGGATTGGATTTCAACAGTTTTACTGGTCCGATTGAAGGGTGGATTGGAAGCATGGTAAATTTACAGGCTTTATACCTAGACAGCAACAACTTCACTGGGAACATTCCAGCTGCCATTGGCAACACCTCCCAGATGTCAGAATTGTTTCTTTCAAACAATCAATTCCATGGTTTCATACCATCCAGCCTAGGAAAACTTCGACAGCTCTCAAAGTTAGACCTCAGTTATAACAATCTTGAAGGCAACATACCTAAAGAGGTCTTCACAGTACCCACAATTGTCCAATGTGGATTATCCCACAATAATTTGCAAGGCCTGATCCCTTCTTTAAGTAGCCTTCAACAGCTTAGCTATCTTGATCTTTCATCAAATAACCTTACTGGGGAAATTCCTCCTACTTTGGGCACATGTCAGCAATTAGGAACCATCAACATGGGGCAAAACTTCCTCTCAGGAAGCATTCCCACATCTTTGGGAAACCTTAGCATCCTAACTTTGTTCAATCTTTCACATAACAATTTGACAGGATCTATCCCAATTGCTCTAAGCAAACTACAGTTTCTCACCCAGTTGGATTTATCAGATAATCATCTTGAAGGTCAAGTGCCAACAGATGGGGTATTCAGAAATGCTACGGCCATCTCACTTGAAGGCAACCGACAGCTTTGTGGAGGAGTACTGGAGTTACATATGCCTTCATGCCCCACTGTTTATAAAAGTAAAACTGGACGACGACATTTTTTGGTCAAGGTATTGGTCCCTACATTAGGCATTTTATGTCTCATATTTCTGGCCTACCTTGCAATTTTCAGAAAGAAGATGTTCAGAAAGCAGTTACCATTGCTGCCTTCTAGTGATCAGTTTGCTATAGTTTCTTTTAAAGATCTAGCTCAAGCTACAGAGAACTTCGCAGAAAGTAATCTGATTGGGAGAGGAAGCTACGGTTCAGTGTACAAAGGAACGCTAACCCAAGAAAACATGGTTGTCGCTGTGAAAGTTTTTCATCTTGATATGCAAGGTGCAGATAGAAGTTTCATGACAGAATGCAAAGCTTTGAGGAGCATTCGGCACCGGAATCTACTTCCAGTTCTAACTTCATGCTCAACAATTGATAATGTAGGCAATGATTTCAAGGCTCTAGTGTATAAGTTCATGCCCAATGGCAACTTGGATACTTGGCTGCACCCCGCAAGTGGTACAAATGCTTCAAATCAACTTAGCCTGTCCCAAAGAATAAACATAGCTGTTGACATAGCAGATGCATTGCAATATTTACACCATGACTGTGAGAATCCTATAATACACTGTGATCTAAAGCCAAGTAATGTCCTCCTAGACCATGATATGACTGCTCATTTGGGAGATTTTGGCATAGCGCATTTCTACCTCAAATCCAAGTCACCTGCCGTTGGAGATTCGAGCTCAATCAGTTCGATCGGTTTGAAAGGAACTATAGGGTATATTGCCCCAG AATATGCTGGAGGAGGATTCCTCTCAACCTCTGGAGATGTATACAGCTTTGGCGTGGTACTATTGGAGTTGCTAACAGGGAAAAGGCCAACTGATCCTCTGTTCTGCAATGGACTTAGCATCGTCAGTTTCGTCGAGAGGAACTATCCAGATGTGATAGATCATATCATTGATACTTACCTCCGAAAAGATCTCAAGGAGCTTGCTCCAGCGATGTTGGACGAAGAGAAGGCAGCATACCAGTTGCTGTTGGACATGCTTGGAGTGGCACTTTCCTGCACACGCCAGAATCCCAGTGAACGAATGAACATGAGAGAGGCAGCAACAAAGCTGCAAGTGATCAACATATCGTATATATCTGGAATGTAG
- the LOC127779972 gene encoding receptor kinase-like protein Xa21 isoform X2 produces the protein MEICRKFLPFKPFSGHFEPSIFLSNTFRLISNTDVTSEIAIDFNCHCTLAKISHKGTTASKQHMELGMFIPCTMVLLLLSYGAGGIKGGASTQDGDVNGTDLASLLDFKRAITNDPFGAMSSWNTNTHLCRWKGVTCDQRAHRVVALDLVGQTLTGQISHSLGNMSYLTSLSLPDNLLSGRVPPQLGNLRKLVFLDLSGNLLQGIIPEALINCTRLRTLDVSRNHLVGDITPNIALLPNLRNMRLHSNNLTGIIPPEIGNITSLNTVILQGNMLEGSIPEELGKLSNMSYLLLGGNRLSGRIPEVLFNLSHIHEIALPLNMLHGPLTSDLGNFIPNLQQLYLGGNMLGGHIPDSLGNATELQWLDLSYNQGFTGRIPPSLGKLRKIEKLGLDMNNLEARDSWGWEFLDALSNCTRLKMLSLHQNLLQGVLPNSVGNLSSSMDNLVLSNNMLSGLVPSSIGNLHRLTKFGLDFNSFTGPIEGWIGSMVNLQALYLDSNNFTGNIPAAIGNTSQMSELFLSNNQFHGFIPSSLGKLRQLSKLDLSYNNLEGNIPKEVFTVPTIVQCGLSHNNLQGLIPSLSSLQQLSYLDLSSNNLTGEIPPTLGTCQQLGTINMGQNFLSGSIPTSLGNLSILTLFNLSHNNLTGSIPIALSKLQFLTQLDLSDNHLEGQVPTDGVFRNATAISLEGNRQLCGGVLELHMPSCPTVYKSKTGRRHFLVKVLVPTLGILCLIFLAYLAIFRKKMFRKQLPLLPSSDQFAIVSFKDLAQATENFAESNLIGRGSYGSVYKGTLTQENMVVAVKVFHLDMQGADRSFMTECKALRSIRHRNLLPVLTSCSTIDNVGNDFKALVYKFMPNGNLDTWLHPASGTNASNQLSLSQRINIAVDIADALQYLHHDCENPIIHCDLKPSNVLLDHDMTAHLGDFGIAHFYLKSKSPAVGDSSSISSIGLKGTIGYIAPEYAGGGFLSTSGDVYSFGVVLLELLTGKRPTDPLFCNGLSIVSFVERNYPDVIDHIIDTYLRKDLKELAPAMLDEEKAAYQLLLDMLGVALSCTRQNPSERMNMREAATKLQVINISYISGM, from the exons ATGGAGATATGCCGTAAATTTCTCCCATTTAAGCCCTTCTCGGGACACTTCGAACCTTCAATTTTTCTTAGCAACACTTTTCGCCTGATCAGTAACACCGACGTAACAag TGAAATAGCAATCGACTTCAACTGTCATTGCACC CTAGCAAAGATCTCTCATAAGGGTACAACTGCAAGCAAGCAGCACATGGAACTGGGTATGTTTATACCGTGCACCATGGTGTTGTTATTACTGTCATATGGAGCTGGAGGCATCAAGGGCGGCGCATCAACGCAAGATGGGGACGTCAATGGCACAGACTTGGCCTCGCTCCTAGATTTCAAGCGAGCGATCACGAACGATCCTTTCGGAGCCATGAGCTCGTGGAACACCAACACACACTTGTGCCGGTGGAAGGGCGTCACATGCGACCAGCGGGCGCACCGCGTCGTGGCACTGGACCTCGTTGGGCAAACATTGACCGGGCAGATCTCCCATTCCCTTGGAAACATGTCGTACCTCACTTCTCTGAGCCTCCCCGACAACTTGCTCTCCGGCCGAGTGCCACCTCAGCTTGGCAACCTGCGGAAGCTGGTGTTTCTTGACCTGAGTGGCAACTTGTTGCAGGGTATTATTCCGGAGGCACTCATAAACTGCACCAGATTAAGGACGTTGGACGTTTCAAGGAACCATCTAGTTGGTGATATCACTCCCAACATAGCCCTCCTCCCCAACCTGCGAAATATGCGGCTTCACTCCAACAACCTCACTGGGATCATCCCACCAGAAATAGGGAACATCACTTCGCTCAATACTGTCATTCTTCAAGGCAACATGCTCGAGGGATCCATTCCTGAGGAGCTTGGGAAGCTGTCCAACATGTCCTACTTGTTGCTAGGTGGAAATCGGCTGTCAGGCAGGATCCCGGAGGTGCTCTTCAATCTGTCACACATCCACGAAATTGCACTACCACTTAATATGCTGCATGGTCCATTGACATCTGACCTTGGCAACTTCATTCCTAACCTTCAGCAACTTTACTTGGGTGGCAACATGTTGGGAGGTCATATCCCTGATTCATTGGGCAATGCAACTGAGCTGCAGTGGCTAGACCTATCATATAACCAAGGGTTTACTGGCCGaatccctccttctcttggTAAACTCCGGAAGATCGAAAAGCTTGGTCTTGACATGAACAATCTTGAAGCAAGAGACAGTTGGGGGTGGGAATTCCTAGATGCATTGAGCAACTGCACGCGTCTTAAGATGCTCTCACTGCACCAAAATCTACTGCAAGGTGTCCTGCCGAATTCTGTTGGCAACCTCTCCTCTAGCATGGACAACCTTGTGTTGAGTAACAACATGCTTTCAGGGTTAGTGCCCTCGAGCATAGGAAATCTTCATAGGTTAACTAAGTTTGGATTGGATTTCAACAGTTTTACTGGTCCGATTGAAGGGTGGATTGGAAGCATGGTAAATTTACAGGCTTTATACCTAGACAGCAACAACTTCACTGGGAACATTCCAGCTGCCATTGGCAACACCTCCCAGATGTCAGAATTGTTTCTTTCAAACAATCAATTCCATGGTTTCATACCATCCAGCCTAGGAAAACTTCGACAGCTCTCAAAGTTAGACCTCAGTTATAACAATCTTGAAGGCAACATACCTAAAGAGGTCTTCACAGTACCCACAATTGTCCAATGTGGATTATCCCACAATAATTTGCAAGGCCTGATCCCTTCTTTAAGTAGCCTTCAACAGCTTAGCTATCTTGATCTTTCATCAAATAACCTTACTGGGGAAATTCCTCCTACTTTGGGCACATGTCAGCAATTAGGAACCATCAACATGGGGCAAAACTTCCTCTCAGGAAGCATTCCCACATCTTTGGGAAACCTTAGCATCCTAACTTTGTTCAATCTTTCACATAACAATTTGACAGGATCTATCCCAATTGCTCTAAGCAAACTACAGTTTCTCACCCAGTTGGATTTATCAGATAATCATCTTGAAGGTCAAGTGCCAACAGATGGGGTATTCAGAAATGCTACGGCCATCTCACTTGAAGGCAACCGACAGCTTTGTGGAGGAGTACTGGAGTTACATATGCCTTCATGCCCCACTGTTTATAAAAGTAAAACTGGACGACGACATTTTTTGGTCAAGGTATTGGTCCCTACATTAGGCATTTTATGTCTCATATTTCTGGCCTACCTTGCAATTTTCAGAAAGAAGATGTTCAGAAAGCAGTTACCATTGCTGCCTTCTAGTGATCAGTTTGCTATAGTTTCTTTTAAAGATCTAGCTCAAGCTACAGAGAACTTCGCAGAAAGTAATCTGATTGGGAGAGGAAGCTACGGTTCAGTGTACAAAGGAACGCTAACCCAAGAAAACATGGTTGTCGCTGTGAAAGTTTTTCATCTTGATATGCAAGGTGCAGATAGAAGTTTCATGACAGAATGCAAAGCTTTGAGGAGCATTCGGCACCGGAATCTACTTCCAGTTCTAACTTCATGCTCAACAATTGATAATGTAGGCAATGATTTCAAGGCTCTAGTGTATAAGTTCATGCCCAATGGCAACTTGGATACTTGGCTGCACCCCGCAAGTGGTACAAATGCTTCAAATCAACTTAGCCTGTCCCAAAGAATAAACATAGCTGTTGACATAGCAGATGCATTGCAATATTTACACCATGACTGTGAGAATCCTATAATACACTGTGATCTAAAGCCAAGTAATGTCCTCCTAGACCATGATATGACTGCTCATTTGGGAGATTTTGGCATAGCGCATTTCTACCTCAAATCCAAGTCACCTGCCGTTGGAGATTCGAGCTCAATCAGTTCGATCGGTTTGAAAGGAACTATAGGGTATATTGCCCCAG AATATGCTGGAGGAGGATTCCTCTCAACCTCTGGAGATGTATACAGCTTTGGCGTGGTACTATTGGAGTTGCTAACAGGGAAAAGGCCAACTGATCCTCTGTTCTGCAATGGACTTAGCATCGTCAGTTTCGTCGAGAGGAACTATCCAGATGTGATAGATCATATCATTGATACTTACCTCCGAAAAGATCTCAAGGAGCTTGCTCCAGCGATGTTGGACGAAGAGAAGGCAGCATACCAGTTGCTGTTGGACATGCTTGGAGTGGCACTTTCCTGCACACGCCAGAATCCCAGTGAACGAATGAACATGAGAGAGGCAGCAACAAAGCTGCAAGTGATCAACATATCGTATATATCTGGAATGTAG